Proteins co-encoded in one Candidatus Manganitrophaceae bacterium genomic window:
- a CDS encoding cold-shock protein, giving the protein MARGRVKWFSREKGFGFISQDGGDDVFVHYTALGGGGYQNLDEGEEVEFDVTQGPKGLQATNVRRISEAA; this is encoded by the coding sequence ATGGCAAGGGGACGTGTAAAATGGTTTAGCCGTGAGAAGGGGTTTGGTTTTATCTCGCAGGACGGTGGGGACGATGTCTTCGTCCATTACACCGCGCTCGGCGGCGGAGGGTATCAGAATTTAGATGAAGGGGAAGAGGTCGAGTTCGACGTGACCCAAGGGCCGAAGGGTCTCCAGGCGACGAACGTTCGACGGATCTCCGAGGCGGCCTGA
- a CDS encoding ABC-2 family transporter protein, producing MKPWVSKVSAQISRYLFLYRSFLAHNLKNEMIYRANFVIAVIMDIFFMGVNVVFFAILYANVETIGGWSFHQTMVLVGSVGVVREIAYLTFRQGFLELGEYIRTGRFDAMLTAPMAANAHLAFRHVSLTESLGEGLMGLALVVYGFIHLPDAALSSIPLYLVMLINSLLLYYAFCLIINSAVFWLVKSQELNTVVYYFIDTARYPREIYRGLGKAFFTFVVPSSLIATVPASILTGRADVGLIALTLCVTAVLLSLGLAIWNWSLQHYSSASS from the coding sequence ATGAAGCCGTGGGTCAGTAAGGTTTCGGCGCAGATCTCCCGGTATCTTTTCCTCTACCGCTCTTTTCTCGCCCATAATTTGAAAAATGAGATGATCTACCGGGCGAACTTCGTCATCGCCGTCATCATGGATATTTTTTTCATGGGGGTGAACGTCGTCTTCTTCGCCATCCTTTATGCCAACGTCGAGACGATCGGCGGCTGGAGCTTCCATCAAACGATGGTTTTGGTCGGGAGTGTCGGCGTGGTCCGCGAAATCGCCTACCTTACCTTTCGACAAGGGTTTCTCGAGCTCGGAGAATATATTCGGACGGGGCGGTTCGACGCGATGCTGACCGCGCCGATGGCGGCGAATGCCCACCTCGCCTTTCGGCATGTCTCGCTCACCGAGAGCCTCGGCGAAGGGTTGATGGGGCTGGCACTCGTCGTGTATGGATTTATCCATCTCCCCGATGCCGCCTTGAGCAGTATCCCTTTGTATCTGGTGATGTTGATCAACTCGCTTTTGCTCTACTATGCTTTTTGTTTGATCATCAACAGCGCCGTCTTCTGGCTGGTGAAGTCGCAAGAGCTGAACACCGTCGTCTACTATTTCATCGACACCGCCCGCTACCCGCGGGAGATCTACCGCGGTTTGGGAAAGGCCTTCTTCACCTTCGTTGTCCCGAGCAGCCTGATCGCGACGGTGCCGGCGTCGATCCTCACCGGCCGGGCCGATGTTGGATTGATCGCCCTCACGCTCTGCGTGACGGCGGTCCTGCTGTCGCTGGGGCTGGCGATCTGGAATTGGAGCCTGCAGCACTACAGCTCGGCAAGCAGTTAG
- a CDS encoding ABC transporter ATP-binding protein has protein sequence MPAIDVKNLTKTFKTHRKEPGLVGSIKGLFWREAFYNEAVKSVSFSLEEGELVGFLGPNGAGKTTLLKMLSGILTPTTGEVRVLGFVPWERNRAYQRQFAIVMGQKNQLWWDLPPAESFALNRDIYEVDRTTFQRALDEMVSLLDLKELLNVPVRQLSLGQRMKCELVAALLHQPRVLFLDEPTIGLDVISQEKIRGFIQEYNRLKRTTVLLTSHYMRDVEQLCKRVLVINHGRVVYDGSLDDLSQRYVDHKVIKIRFASPQAAAALSGEEGVVELDEHHAVLKVKKKEVAQVTHRLLGQLPVEDLAVEEVEVEEVIRRIFEEQPSKT, from the coding sequence ATGCCTGCGATTGATGTCAAAAATCTGACCAAGACGTTTAAGACCCATCGGAAAGAGCCGGGCCTGGTCGGCTCGATCAAGGGGCTCTTCTGGCGCGAGGCGTTTTATAATGAGGCGGTCAAGTCGGTCTCTTTCTCGTTGGAAGAGGGAGAGCTGGTCGGTTTTCTCGGCCCGAACGGCGCCGGGAAGACGACCCTCTTGAAGATGCTCTCAGGCATCTTAACGCCGACCACCGGGGAGGTCCGGGTCTTGGGATTTGTTCCCTGGGAGCGAAACCGCGCCTATCAGCGGCAGTTCGCGATCGTGATGGGGCAGAAGAATCAGCTCTGGTGGGATCTGCCGCCGGCGGAGTCGTTCGCGCTCAACCGCGATATCTATGAGGTCGACCGGACCACCTTTCAGCGGGCCCTCGATGAAATGGTCTCGCTGCTCGACCTCAAAGAGCTGCTCAATGTGCCGGTCCGGCAGCTCTCGTTGGGGCAGCGGATGAAGTGCGAGCTGGTGGCGGCGCTCCTTCATCAGCCGCGGGTCCTCTTCTTGGATGAGCCGACGATCGGGCTCGACGTAATCTCCCAAGAAAAGATCCGGGGGTTCATTCAGGAATACAACCGGCTCAAGCGGACGACGGTGCTCCTGACGAGCCACTACATGCGCGACGTCGAGCAGCTCTGCAAGCGGGTCTTGGTGATCAACCATGGCCGGGTCGTCTACGACGGCTCGCTCGACGACCTCTCGCAGCGATACGTCGATCACAAGGTGATCAAGATTCGGTTCGCTTCACCGCAAGCGGCCGCCGCGCTCTCCGGAGAAGAGGGGGTGGTGGAGCTCGATGAGCACCATGCGGTATTGAAAGTGAAGAAAAAGGAGGTCGCCCAGGTCACCCATCGGCTCCTCGGTCAGCTTCCGGTCGAAGACCTGGCGGTCGAAGAGGTCGAAGTCGAAGAGGTGATCCGCCGGATTTTTGAAGAGCAGCCGTCGAAAACATAG
- a CDS encoding sigma-54-dependent Fis family transcriptional regulator, with amino-acid sequence MSKSLILISDWKAERAQQLIKLFDADYFIQQVTDPQEMIRFIRKQRPDLVILPLRWPSSQNSIPEKSFGFTLVDQLEGSTSPLKLILFDDQLHTLLNSEYCYPFLKGAIAFLDEADPAFMNRLKSAVCKSVLERPEAAEDRRRVSFEGLGLVGQSAAMRRIRESARKAAFFSDLPVLITGASGTGKELIARAIHQMDPKRSGSPFIAVNCSAISGMLAESEFFGHRRGAFTGADRDRLGLFRAAEGGVLFLDEISELDLKLQPKLLRVLQERRILPVGQESEQLIDVRVIAATNKDLPASVAQGHFRMDLFQRLNVLSLEIPELKQRKEDIRPLVYFFLKKHRSCYRGQIQEVHPRVMELLQTLNYDGNVRELENIVRKILFRKSDGEIIEMVDLPPELLRHTVGPSLWEEEEAFERFLFGKIQSGLSFQETIGLCERMLLKAAFEETGGQRSKMAALLKVTLRTLFNKMQRHGPTKLESPVQINIRAASENPSAHPEKFLSL; translated from the coding sequence ATGAGTAAGTCACTTATTCTAATTAGCGATTGGAAAGCGGAGCGGGCGCAACAGCTCATAAAACTCTTTGATGCCGACTATTTCATCCAGCAGGTCACAGATCCGCAAGAAATGATCCGATTCATCAGGAAGCAGCGACCTGATTTGGTGATCCTTCCCCTGCGCTGGCCCTCTTCCCAAAATTCAATACCCGAAAAGAGCTTCGGTTTCACCCTCGTCGATCAATTGGAAGGATCAACCTCTCCTTTGAAGCTGATTCTGTTTGATGATCAGCTGCACACTTTATTGAATTCCGAATACTGTTACCCCTTTTTAAAAGGAGCAATCGCTTTTTTAGATGAGGCCGATCCTGCATTTATGAATCGCTTAAAAAGCGCCGTCTGCAAATCGGTGCTCGAGCGCCCCGAAGCCGCCGAGGATCGACGGCGGGTCTCCTTCGAGGGGCTCGGTTTGGTCGGACAAAGTGCGGCGATGCGGCGCATCCGGGAGTCCGCTCGAAAGGCGGCTTTTTTCAGCGACCTGCCGGTCTTGATTACCGGCGCGTCCGGGACGGGAAAAGAGCTGATCGCCCGCGCAATCCACCAGATGGATCCGAAACGAAGTGGCAGCCCTTTTATTGCGGTCAATTGCAGCGCTATTTCAGGAATGCTGGCTGAGAGTGAGTTCTTCGGTCATCGACGCGGCGCTTTTACCGGAGCCGATCGAGACCGGCTCGGCCTGTTCCGTGCGGCGGAAGGGGGGGTGCTCTTTTTAGATGAAATCAGCGAATTGGATTTGAAATTACAGCCCAAGTTGCTTCGGGTCCTTCAGGAACGACGCATCTTACCGGTGGGGCAAGAGAGCGAGCAGCTCATTGATGTTCGCGTCATTGCCGCAACGAATAAGGATCTGCCGGCCTCGGTCGCGCAAGGCCATTTTCGAATGGATCTCTTTCAAAGACTCAATGTCCTCTCGCTGGAGATTCCGGAGCTGAAACAGCGAAAAGAGGATATCCGCCCCCTGGTTTACTTCTTTCTCAAAAAACATCGCAGCTGCTACCGAGGCCAAATCCAAGAGGTCCATCCCCGCGTGATGGAATTGCTTCAAACGCTCAACTACGACGGCAACGTGCGGGAGCTTGAAAATATCGTTCGGAAAATTTTATTTAGAAAAAGTGACGGTGAAATCATTGAGATGGTCGACCTTCCCCCAGAGCTGTTAAGGCATACAGTAGGCCCTTCTCTTTGGGAAGAGGAAGAAGCATTTGAACGGTTTCTCTTTGGTAAGATTCAGTCCGGCCTCTCCTTTCAAGAAACAATCGGATTGTGTGAAAGAATGCTCTTAAAAGCGGCTTTCGAGGAAACGGGAGGCCAGCGCTCTAAAATGGCTGCCCTATTGAAAGTGACGCTCCGAACGCTCTTCAACAAGATGCAGCGGCACGGCCCCACGAAATTAGAGTCTCCGGTTCAAATTAACATCCGAGCGGCTTCGGAAAACCCATCCGCTCACCCGGAAAAATTTCTCTCGCTCTAA
- a CDS encoding glutathione S-transferase family protein, with translation MPFPKEQNKQGEFVRQEDRFREWVTADGSSGYPAEPGRYHLYVSLACPWAHRTVIIRKLKRLENVVGMTVVDPVRDEKGWAFRNGPGYSEDPVNGFRYLSEAYKKMDPTFNDRVTVPVLWDKKSGRIVSNSDDDILRMLNSAFNAFTDVKEDFYPEPLRAEIDEINDVIYPNINDGVYRAGFASNQKAYERAVQKLFAALDQIEARLSTQRYLVGHQITEADWRLFTTLIRFDAVYAVHFKCNLRRIVDYPALWGYLRELYQYDGIAETVDFDQIKRHYYMTHEDINPTRIVPVGPVLDLTSPHGREGLK, from the coding sequence ATGCCTTTTCCCAAAGAACAAAACAAACAAGGCGAGTTCGTCCGGCAAGAAGATCGGTTTCGAGAGTGGGTCACCGCCGACGGCTCCTCCGGATACCCCGCCGAGCCGGGCCGCTACCATCTTTACGTCTCGCTCGCTTGTCCCTGGGCGCACCGAACGGTGATTATCCGGAAGCTCAAGCGGCTGGAGAATGTCGTCGGGATGACTGTCGTCGATCCGGTGAGAGATGAAAAAGGATGGGCATTCCGCAACGGCCCCGGCTACTCCGAAGACCCGGTCAACGGCTTTCGCTATCTGAGCGAAGCGTATAAAAAGATGGACCCGACCTTCAACGATCGCGTCACCGTCCCGGTCCTCTGGGATAAGAAGAGCGGCCGGATCGTCAGCAATTCGGACGACGATATTTTAAGGATGCTGAACAGCGCGTTCAATGCGTTCACCGATGTGAAGGAAGATTTCTATCCCGAGCCGCTTCGCGCCGAGATCGACGAGATCAACGACGTTATCTATCCCAACATCAACGACGGCGTCTACCGGGCCGGCTTCGCGTCGAATCAAAAAGCGTATGAGCGGGCGGTTCAGAAGCTTTTTGCTGCCCTCGATCAAATCGAAGCCCGGCTTTCAACGCAACGCTACCTGGTGGGACACCAGATCACCGAGGCCGATTGGCGACTCTTCACCACGCTGATTCGTTTCGATGCCGTCTACGCTGTTCACTTCAAGTGCAACCTCCGCCGGATCGTCGATTACCCGGCGCTCTGGGGATATCTGCGGGAGCTCTATCAATATGATGGAATTGCAGAGACGGTCGATTTCGACCAGATCAAACGCCACTATTATATGACGCACGAAGATATCAACCCGACCCGGATCGTTCCGGTTGGACCGGTGCTCGATCTCACCTCGCCGCATGGACGGGAGGGGCTGAAATGA
- a CDS encoding PKD domain-containing protein produces the protein MLREAVEDYEYMALVEAKKNGQGTNGKAWIQDNIFTPYISDTQCRFYTFVWNKDPNSTNCPPGPKGILNARARLADELDPVITNQPPVAQFTSTLVSGRTFHFDGSASSDPDGTIAAYAWNFGDAGTGTGATIDHAYAADGTYTVTLTVTDNQGATGSKQTNITVGNPPPCPVSDCFNRPDNTDLGSGWNEYVPQLEIFGNRIRNADGSWNEAQFTQPIGTDQDVSVTCNIASGGQGTGNNCGVMARWSDPNNYYYTQIDVGRQGIYILKKVGGTVTLLAGADENASPALNWGADYTLRFVVSGTSLTAYVNGQQITATDSSLSAGSYAGIKSYNDVAFITSFDNFNAVAASAPCPVTDCFQRPGPSLGSGWGSYVGGFEISNNEVRNTAAGANEAQYLTPIGLDQDVSSQCKVTASGNNCTVMARWSDGNNFYYGFLDVGLGKVFLYKKVGGAATKLGEAIKTVSYNTYYSIRLVVQGRTIQLFFNGEPTASIAVTDSSLSTGSFAGIKSFASAAYTTWFDNFNAVVPPPIFSDNFNRTSGLGTNWMVWYGSFTTDGIYAASGTPPSNGNWASVVPPLGTNDYSVKSSLIIPPGSLYSGIVARSNDSLNFDKDLYSAQIATDGKVYLYRRNGWTWTVLGTPYAAGIVSGTAYAVELVVQGTNPVHLEVWLDGSKRINYDDSSTGQIASGGAGIEAYNADVKYDYFNIYKK, from the coding sequence ATGCTTCGCGAAGCGGTCGAAGATTATGAGTATATGGCCCTTGTCGAAGCGAAAAAAAACGGGCAAGGGACAAACGGAAAAGCGTGGATCCAAGATAACATTTTTACTCCCTATATTAGTGATACCCAATGTAGGTTTTATACCTTTGTCTGGAATAAAGATCCGAACAGCACGAATTGCCCCCCAGGCCCTAAGGGGATCCTGAATGCCCGTGCGAGACTGGCAGACGAGCTGGATCCAGTTATCACCAATCAACCTCCTGTTGCCCAGTTCACGTCAACCCTGGTTTCCGGACGGACCTTCCATTTCGATGGAAGCGCCTCTTCCGACCCGGATGGGACGATCGCCGCTTATGCGTGGAATTTCGGTGACGCGGGAACCGGCACCGGCGCGACGATTGATCATGCCTATGCCGCCGATGGCACCTATACTGTGACCCTGACGGTCACCGACAATCAAGGTGCGACCGGCTCGAAGCAGACAAACATCACCGTCGGGAATCCCCCACCGTGCCCGGTTTCCGATTGTTTTAATCGGCCCGATAATACCGATCTGGGGTCGGGTTGGAATGAATATGTCCCTCAGCTTGAGATTTTCGGCAATCGGATTCGAAACGCAGATGGCTCCTGGAACGAGGCGCAATTTACCCAGCCGATCGGTACGGACCAGGATGTTTCTGTGACATGCAATATCGCTTCGGGCGGTCAGGGAACCGGCAATAATTGCGGCGTCATGGCACGATGGAGCGACCCAAACAATTATTATTATACTCAAATCGACGTGGGACGGCAGGGTATTTACATTCTTAAAAAAGTAGGCGGCACGGTGACGCTGCTGGCCGGTGCGGACGAAAATGCAAGCCCCGCTCTGAATTGGGGGGCCGATTATACCTTGCGGTTTGTCGTGAGCGGAACCTCTTTAACCGCTTATGTGAACGGCCAGCAAATTACTGCGACCGATTCATCCCTCTCGGCCGGAAGTTACGCTGGAATTAAATCGTACAACGACGTCGCTTTCATCACCTCCTTCGACAACTTCAACGCTGTGGCTGCGTCCGCCCCCTGTCCCGTGACCGACTGTTTTCAGAGGCCGGGTCCCAGCTTAGGGTCGGGTTGGGGTTCATATGTAGGCGGTTTTGAAATTTCCAACAATGAAGTCCGAAACACCGCGGCCGGCGCAAATGAAGCACAGTATCTTACGCCGATCGGATTGGATCAGGATGTCTCGAGCCAGTGTAAAGTCACTGCGAGCGGGAATAACTGCACGGTCATGGCCCGATGGTCGGATGGCAATAATTTTTACTATGGCTTTCTAGACGTCGGGTTAGGAAAGGTCTTCCTTTACAAAAAGGTCGGCGGCGCCGCAACGAAGTTGGGTGAGGCAATCAAGACGGTCTCCTATAACACCTACTATTCAATTCGATTGGTGGTGCAAGGGAGAACGATACAACTCTTCTTTAACGGTGAACCAACAGCATCGATCGCCGTTACAGATTCGTCTCTCTCTACGGGCAGTTTTGCCGGAATCAAATCGTTCGCCTCAGCGGCATATACCACCTGGTTCGACAATTTCAATGCAGTGGTCCCACCGCCGATCTTTAGCGACAACTTCAATCGAACCAGCGGTCTTGGAACCAATTGGATGGTCTGGTATGGAAGCTTCACCACCGACGGCATTTATGCGGCCTCCGGAACGCCTCCGAGCAACGGAAACTGGGCGTCGGTGGTCCCACCGCTGGGAACGAATGATTATTCGGTGAAGTCCTCTTTAATCATTCCGCCCGGCTCTCTCTATAGCGGAATCGTCGCCCGCAGCAACGATTCGCTCAACTTCGATAAGGACCTCTATTCGGCCCAGATTGCCACGGATGGAAAAGTCTACCTCTATCGAAGAAACGGATGGACCTGGACCGTTTTGGGAACGCCCTACGCGGCCGGGATTGTGTCGGGTACGGCCTATGCCGTCGAGTTGGTCGTGCAGGGGACAAACCCGGTCCATCTGGAAGTGTGGTTAGATGGGTCAAAAAGGATCAACTATGACGATAGCTCAACCGGACAGATCGCGTCCGGAGGGGCAGGGATTGAAGCCTACAATGCCGATGTGAAGTATGACTACTTCAACATTTATAAAAAATAG
- a CDS encoding peptidoglycan-binding protein yields the protein MKLKTVAVGLIASGFLISSGYAEQSVDPGNSQQGLNQQQSGRPGSDMGGGQSSSDIQSGTPQGSDMGSQPSVGSSTPDQGSGAGRNQQGPNSGTMQSGSQNKESGWASLAGVQQIQQKLNEQGYPAGPVDGKFGPQTKEALRQFQQAKGIQPTGQVDQQTVVALGIQGQSGSQQGGGASQPGSTDQGSGSQGGVQPGATPPNTDMGGGAIQNSPGSSSSGSDLGSSQPNSGVQGGDPNSSIGGSSGQVPSAGSSQGDAGQGSGSSGSAQ from the coding sequence ATGAAACTGAAAACAGTTGCGGTCGGATTGATCGCAAGCGGATTTTTGATTTCTTCGGGCTATGCCGAGCAGAGTGTCGACCCGGGGAATAGCCAACAAGGGCTGAACCAGCAGCAGAGCGGTCGGCCGGGAAGTGACATGGGCGGCGGCCAATCGAGCAGCGATATCCAAAGCGGCACTCCGCAAGGCTCCGACATGGGCAGCCAGCCGAGTGTCGGATCGTCAACCCCCGATCAGGGCTCCGGAGCGGGACGCAACCAGCAAGGCCCGAACTCGGGGACAATGCAGAGCGGCAGCCAGAATAAAGAGAGCGGCTGGGCCAGCTTGGCCGGCGTGCAACAGATTCAACAAAAACTGAATGAGCAGGGCTACCCCGCCGGGCCGGTCGACGGCAAATTCGGTCCTCAAACGAAAGAGGCGCTTCGTCAATTCCAGCAGGCAAAAGGAATCCAGCCGACCGGACAGGTCGATCAGCAGACCGTGGTGGCCCTCGGTATCCAGGGCCAAAGCGGCAGCCAGCAAGGGGGCGGCGCCAGTCAGCCGGGAAGCACTGATCAGGGGAGTGGATCCCAAGGCGGTGTTCAGCCGGGAGCGACCCCGCCGAACACAGATATGGGGGGCGGCGCGATTCAAAACAGTCCAGGAAGCAGTTCGTCCGGTTCCGATCTGGGGAGCAGCCAGCCGAATAGCGGCGTTCAAGGGGGTGATCCAAATTCCAGCATCGGCGGCAGCTCCGGTCAGGTTCCTTCGGCCGGCAGTTCGCAAGGAGATGCAGGCCAGGGAAGCGGATCGTCCGGCTCCGCTCAGTAA
- a CDS encoding peptidoglycan-binding protein: protein MKVKTIAISLIAGMFLVSSVYAKQASSQSSTSPSQQGSQSGGDQGGGGMKGSGATGSSSIKQVQQKLNDQGYDAGPVDGKSGPKTKEALRKFQQKEGIQPTGQVDQKTLAALGVQGQGSGQGGAASGGSSSGGTQGSSSSSPGMGGGKQNGGSSSNGGSSGGAQSQQGSSSPKNGMQGQ, encoded by the coding sequence ATGAAGGTCAAAACAATCGCGATCAGTTTGATCGCAGGAATGTTCCTCGTCTCCTCCGTCTATGCAAAGCAAGCGAGCTCCCAGTCCTCGACCAGCCCCAGTCAGCAAGGAAGCCAAAGTGGCGGAGATCAAGGGGGAGGCGGGATGAAGGGGAGCGGCGCGACCGGTTCTTCCTCCATCAAGCAGGTTCAGCAGAAATTGAACGATCAAGGCTATGATGCCGGTCCGGTCGACGGCAAGTCGGGACCGAAAACAAAAGAGGCTCTGCGCAAGTTTCAACAGAAAGAGGGCATCCAGCCGACCGGGCAGGTGGACCAGAAGACGCTCGCCGCCCTGGGGGTTCAAGGACAGGGCTCCGGTCAAGGAGGCGCCGCCTCCGGTGGGAGTTCATCCGGCGGGACGCAGGGAAGCAGCTCGTCGAGCCCCGGCATGGGAGGCGGCAAGCAAAATGGCGGATCATCGAGCAACGGCGGGAGCAGCGGCGGTGCTCAAAGCCAGCAGGGAAGCAGCAGCCCGAAGAATGGAATGCAGGGTCAGTAA
- a CDS encoding MBL fold metallo-hydrolase → MPDLNQIHLASSQETPLDFTEGSLFFIGTATVLLRYAGFTILTDPNFVHAGDHVHLGYGLTAERLTEPAIRIEDLPPIDFCILSHYHGDHFDQVAEEKLRKDLPIVTTREAAGKLRDKGFQAPTALDTWEAVAVEKHGARVKITSMPGRHGPPVVENLLPSVMGSLLEFQPDEGQTALRLYITGDTLLFDDLKEIPKRYPEIDLGVFHLGGTRIMGLLLTMDAEQGVKAIGIIQPREVVPIHYNDYGVFKSPLADFKKAVTAAGLESRVKYIEHGETYRFQVPASRIQKAA, encoded by the coding sequence ATGCCCGACCTCAATCAAATCCACCTTGCTTCATCTCAAGAGACCCCTCTCGACTTTACCGAGGGCTCGCTCTTTTTCATCGGAACCGCCACCGTTCTTCTACGTTATGCCGGCTTTACCATCCTGACCGACCCCAACTTCGTTCATGCGGGAGACCATGTCCATCTCGGCTATGGCCTGACCGCCGAGCGGCTGACCGAGCCGGCGATACGCATCGAAGATCTGCCGCCGATCGACTTCTGCATCCTGTCGCACTATCACGGCGACCACTTTGACCAGGTCGCCGAGGAGAAGCTTCGAAAAGATCTGCCGATTGTCACCACCCGGGAAGCCGCCGGGAAATTAAGGGACAAAGGGTTCCAGGCGCCGACGGCGCTCGACACATGGGAGGCGGTGGCGGTGGAGAAGCACGGCGCGCGGGTGAAGATTACCTCGATGCCGGGCCGGCATGGTCCGCCGGTAGTCGAGAATCTTCTCCCGTCGGTGATGGGAAGCTTGCTGGAGTTTCAGCCGGATGAAGGGCAGACCGCTCTTCGTCTCTATATCACCGGGGATACGCTTCTCTTTGACGACCTGAAGGAAATCCCAAAGCGATATCCTGAAATTGACCTCGGTGTCTTTCATCTCGGCGGAACGCGGATCATGGGGCTGCTGCTGACGATGGATGCCGAGCAAGGGGTGAAGGCGATCGGGATCATCCAGCCGCGCGAGGTTGTTCCGATTCATTACAACGACTATGGTGTATTTAAGTCTCCCCTGGCGGATTTTAAAAAAGCGGTCACCGCCGCCGGGTTGGAGAGCCGGGTGAAATATATCGAACACGGCGAGACATACCGTTTTCAGGTACCTGCAAGTCGAATTCAAAAAGCAGCGTAG
- a CDS encoding alpha/beta hydrolase, whose amino-acid sequence MPSIQMSDGVRLFVQDWGAGEPIVFIHGWLFSHRIFEYSMRSLADAYRVVGIDVRGFGESDQPWEGNDDDTWGRDVVQVIQALDLRNVMLVGYAMGGAIAAHCAATQREPSITKLVLLSAAVPALAPDLTRQKLFRKSIRTLLADPAKSVHDFIVAGFHTAVSVQYVRWLEEIAMRASLHAQVRGLEEMLAQDLSAEIGRIGTPTRIFHGVHDQVIPFVAAEAQQRMLRGAERVRFEKSNHAIFWDEKEKLTEEPARFAFEKVVKVT is encoded by the coding sequence ATGCCGTCGATCCAAATGTCGGACGGGGTGAGACTCTTCGTGCAGGATTGGGGAGCAGGCGAGCCGATCGTCTTCATCCATGGGTGGCTGTTCAGCCACCGAATCTTCGAGTATTCGATGCGCTCTTTGGCAGATGCCTATCGGGTGGTTGGGATCGACGTGCGCGGTTTCGGGGAGTCGGACCAGCCGTGGGAGGGGAACGATGATGACACCTGGGGGCGCGATGTCGTTCAAGTCATCCAGGCGCTTGATCTTCGCAATGTCATGCTCGTCGGCTACGCGATGGGCGGGGCGATCGCCGCGCACTGTGCGGCGACGCAGCGGGAGCCCTCCATCACAAAGCTGGTTCTCCTCTCCGCAGCGGTTCCTGCCCTGGCGCCCGACCTGACACGCCAAAAGCTGTTTAGAAAGTCGATCCGGACGCTCCTTGCAGACCCTGCGAAGTCTGTTCACGATTTCATCGTGGCCGGTTTCCACACCGCCGTCAGCGTGCAGTATGTCCGATGGCTCGAAGAGATCGCCATGCGAGCCTCGCTCCATGCACAGGTGCGGGGCCTTGAAGAGATGCTGGCGCAGGACCTGAGCGCCGAGATAGGACGGATCGGAACCCCGACGCGGATCTTCCACGGCGTGCATGATCAGGTCATCCCTTTCGTCGCCGCCGAGGCGCAGCAGCGGATGCTGCGGGGAGCGGAACGGGTCCGCTTTGAGAAGAGCAACCATGCGATCTTCTGGGATGAGAAGGAGAAGCTGACCGAGGAGCCGGCGCGGTTTGCTTTTGAGAAGGTTGTGAAGGTGACCTAA
- a CDS encoding DoxX family protein, giving the protein MERFLNRYSPDVYALLRIIAGLMFALHGMQKLFGWPGGKPPVPIASLMGLAGLIEVIGGLMIAFGFLAGSAAFIASGEMTFAYFIAHAPHGFFPILNQGEVPVLYAFLFLYIATQGSGIWSADALIRPRSANHRPPNIRPLRSQRSA; this is encoded by the coding sequence ATGGAACGATTCTTAAATAGATACTCTCCCGATGTCTATGCCCTGCTGAGAATCATCGCGGGGTTGATGTTTGCCCTGCACGGCATGCAGAAGCTCTTCGGCTGGCCGGGGGGGAAACCCCCGGTGCCGATCGCATCGTTGATGGGTCTGGCGGGGCTGATCGAGGTGATCGGCGGGCTGATGATTGCGTTCGGCTTCCTCGCCGGATCGGCCGCTTTCATCGCCAGCGGTGAGATGACGTTCGCCTACTTCATCGCCCACGCGCCGCACGGTTTCTTCCCCATCCTCAATCAAGGCGAGGTGCCGGTCCTTTACGCATTTCTCTTCCTCTACATCGCCACACAAGGCTCGGGGATCTGGAGTGCCGATGCACTGATCCGGCCGAGATCGGCGAACCACCGGCCGCCGAATATCAGACCGCTCCGCTCCCAGCGCTCGGCTTAG